The following proteins are co-located in the Acinetobacter shaoyimingii genome:
- a CDS encoding enoyl-CoA hydratase/isomerase family protein: MNYDFLQLEQKNQVATVWLNRAELHNAFNTKVIEELDACFTALNSRDDIRVVILAGRGKSFSAGADLNWMKQAGQASIEDNEADALKLAKMLQSLATLKQPTIARVHGIAFGGGMGLASACDICVASTDAKFATSEVRLGLAPSTISPYVIRAIGARQASRYFLTAERINVEQAKAIGLVHEISTPESLDAKVDEIVQNILLGGPEAQASSKALIRMVDHQEVTEDLLHKTAQHIAHVRQGAEAKNGLTAFLNKQSPAWIKATAEQ, translated from the coding sequence ATGAACTATGATTTTTTACAACTCGAACAAAAAAACCAAGTTGCAACGGTGTGGCTCAACCGTGCAGAACTGCACAATGCCTTCAATACCAAAGTAATCGAAGAACTGGATGCCTGCTTTACAGCACTCAATAGTCGAGATGATATACGTGTGGTGATTTTAGCAGGACGTGGTAAAAGCTTTTCAGCAGGTGCAGACTTAAACTGGATGAAACAAGCCGGACAAGCATCTATTGAGGATAACGAAGCGGATGCCTTAAAACTGGCAAAAATGCTACAAAGCCTTGCGACATTAAAACAACCAACTATTGCCCGTGTACATGGCATTGCCTTCGGTGGCGGCATGGGCTTGGCTTCAGCATGTGATATTTGTGTCGCAAGTACAGATGCCAAGTTTGCGACATCAGAAGTACGCCTAGGTTTAGCACCTTCAACCATCAGTCCTTATGTGATTCGTGCGATTGGCGCTCGTCAGGCTTCACGTTATTTTTTAACTGCAGAAAGAATAAATGTTGAACAAGCCAAAGCCATTGGATTAGTGCATGAAATTAGTACGCCTGAAAGTTTAGATGCAAAAGTGGATGAAATTGTACAAAACATTTTATTGGGTGGGCCTGAAGCACAAGCTTCGTCAAAAGCTTTAATTCGAATGGTGGATCATCAAGAAGTTACTGAAGACTTACTACACAAAACAGCCCAACACATTGCACATGTACGTCAAGGCGCTGAGGCCAAAAATGGTTTAACCGCCTTTTTAAATAAACAAAGCCCTGCATGGATAAAAGCGACGGCTGAACAATAA
- a CDS encoding carboxyl transferase domain-containing protein, whose translation MNEIQSKINVRSDEFKINQTAMQALVDDLKQKAQTIALGGGEKARQKHLDRGKLLPRERIDQLIDAGTSFLEIGQLAAYQVYTDDVPAAGVVAGIGLVQGITCMIVANDATVKGGTYYPLTVKKHLRAQEIAEQNHLPCIYMVDSGGAFLPMQDEVFPDRDHFGRIFYNQARMSSKGVAQIAVVMGSCTAGGAYVPAMSDETIIVRNQGTIFLGGPPLVKAATGEVVSAEDLGGGDVHTRLSGVADHLAENDEHAIAIARNIVKNLNIKPKAFQEGVEAPLYDAKELYGVIPNDARKPFDIREVIARIVDGSRLDEFKARFGTTLITGFAKLYGMPVGIIANNGILFSESAQKGAHFIELCTQRNIPLLFIQNITGFMVGRQYENEGIAKNGAKLVMAVATANVPKLTLVVGGSFGAGNYGMCGRAYSPRFLWTWPNSRISVMGGEQAASVLSTLKRDQIEARGEQWSAEEEDQFKQPYRDQFEKQGHPYYASARLWDDGVIDPADSRHVLGLSLAAALNAPIEPTHFGVFRM comes from the coding sequence CAAACCATCGCTTTAGGTGGGGGTGAAAAAGCCCGCCAGAAGCATCTTGATCGTGGAAAATTATTGCCGCGTGAACGTATTGATCAACTCATTGACGCAGGAACTTCGTTCTTAGAAATAGGTCAATTGGCAGCTTATCAAGTCTATACCGACGATGTCCCTGCAGCTGGTGTGGTTGCTGGTATTGGTTTAGTGCAAGGGATCACTTGCATGATCGTTGCCAATGATGCAACGGTTAAAGGGGGTACTTATTATCCATTGACGGTAAAAAAACATTTACGTGCGCAAGAAATCGCTGAACAGAATCATTTACCGTGTATTTATATGGTCGATTCTGGTGGAGCTTTTTTGCCAATGCAAGATGAAGTTTTCCCAGACCGTGATCATTTTGGACGTATTTTCTATAACCAAGCCCGCATGTCGAGCAAAGGAGTTGCTCAAATCGCGGTGGTTATGGGAAGTTGTACCGCTGGCGGTGCTTATGTGCCTGCAATGTCTGATGAAACCATTATTGTACGAAACCAAGGGACGATTTTCTTAGGTGGTCCACCACTAGTCAAAGCTGCGACAGGCGAAGTCGTGAGTGCTGAAGATTTAGGTGGTGGTGATGTCCATACACGTTTGTCTGGTGTGGCCGATCATTTGGCTGAAAATGATGAACATGCCATTGCCATTGCACGAAATATCGTTAAAAACCTGAACATTAAACCTAAAGCTTTTCAGGAGGGTGTTGAAGCCCCTTTGTATGATGCCAAAGAACTTTACGGCGTCATTCCCAATGATGCACGCAAACCCTTTGATATTCGTGAAGTGATTGCTCGTATTGTCGATGGGTCACGTCTCGATGAATTTAAAGCCCGTTTCGGTACAACCCTGATTACAGGTTTTGCCAAACTTTATGGGATGCCTGTCGGGATTATTGCCAACAACGGGATTTTATTTTCTGAGTCAGCTCAAAAAGGTGCGCATTTTATTGAGCTATGCACCCAACGCAATATCCCCCTGCTGTTTATCCAAAATATCACAGGATTTATGGTGGGTCGCCAATATGAAAATGAAGGAATTGCCAAAAATGGTGCCAAATTGGTCATGGCCGTTGCAACAGCCAATGTACCTAAACTCACTTTAGTGGTCGGTGGTTCATTTGGTGCAGGTAACTATGGCATGTGTGGACGTGCCTACTCACCTCGCTTCTTATGGACTTGGCCAAATTCTCGAATTTCAGTAATGGGTGGTGAACAAGCTGCGAGTGTACTGTCGACGTTAAAACGAGACCAAATTGAAGCGCGTGGTGAACAATGGTCTGCAGAAGAAGAAGATCAGTTCAAACAACCTTATCGTGATCAATTTGAAAAACAAGGTCATCCATACTATGCCTCTGCTCGTCTTTGGGATGACGGCGTGATTGACCCTGCCGATTCTCGTCATGTACTGGGTTTAAGTTTAGCCGCAGCCTTGAATGCCCCAATTGAACCAACACACTTTGGCGTGTTCCGCATGTAA